In Arthrobacter sp. Soc17.1.1.1, the following are encoded in one genomic region:
- a CDS encoding glucosamine-6-phosphate deaminase — translation MSSDTLRHPTVPVVHRVDARSIGDAAADIVIDTIQATPTPVIGVATGSSPSPLYSALSARTSDFSAVTWFALDEYIGLPAHHPQSYAEVLRREIIEPLGLDPATVHLPNPQVNDLDQSAAAYEGLIASAGGIDLQILGIGRNGHLAFNEPGAPLNSRTRVEQLTEDTRRANQRFFDSLADVPTHCLTQGLGTILEARHLLLIAQGSEKAEALYNALTGPVTASCPASVLQLHERVTVLVDDSAGALLV, via the coding sequence ATGAGCAGCGACACCCTGCGGCATCCTACGGTCCCTGTAGTGCACCGCGTCGACGCGAGGAGCATCGGAGATGCAGCAGCCGACATCGTCATTGACACCATTCAGGCGACGCCCACTCCTGTGATCGGTGTCGCCACCGGTTCCTCGCCGTCACCGCTCTATTCGGCGCTTTCTGCTAGAACGAGCGATTTCAGTGCAGTGACCTGGTTCGCTCTCGACGAGTACATCGGGCTTCCGGCCCATCACCCGCAAAGCTACGCAGAAGTCCTGCGACGCGAAATTATCGAGCCGCTCGGACTCGACCCCGCGACCGTTCACTTGCCCAATCCGCAGGTGAACGACCTCGATCAATCAGCCGCTGCCTACGAAGGGCTCATCGCTTCGGCGGGCGGCATTGATCTGCAGATCCTAGGTATCGGCCGCAACGGGCACCTCGCGTTCAACGAGCCAGGAGCGCCCCTGAACTCCCGAACCAGGGTGGAACAGCTCACGGAAGATACCCGCCGGGCCAACCAACGATTCTTCGACTCACTGGCGGACGTACCGACCCATTGCCTCACGCAAGGCCTCGGCACCATTCTCGAGGCCCGCCACCTCCTCCTCATCGCGCAGGGAAGCGAGAAAGCCGAAGCCCTCTACAACGCGCTGACCGGACCGGTCACTGCCAGCTGCCCCGCCTCCGTCCTTCAACTCCACGAACGGGTCACCGTCCTCGTCGATGATTCAGCAGGCGCACTGCTCGTCTAA
- a CDS encoding N-acetylglucosamine-6-phosphate deacetylase — protein sequence MHLAEEEVLVPGLVDIHCHGAFGVDFSTANANEARQAIRKLHAAGSTTLVASLVTAAPDILIRQLDMLADLVDEGLLAGLHLEGPFLAEARCGAQNPRWLREPDLVLTQSLISSARGHLTTMTYAPELPGADELVRLLVHNDVVPSLGHTACSPLEANHSLSLARQQLSARSGTKDWPRPTVTHLFNAMEPLHHRSPGALPACLRAARAGNAVVELIADNTHLHPDIVATMFELLGAANIALVTDSMAAAGLHDGLYRLGPTEVIVQDGVARVAETGAIAGGTASMLDLLRNTTRAGVTLDDAVTAAAHTPGNLLSRAPRVGQLRENHAADLLILDANLEPDYVMRQGQWVGRQPGESASPHHGAGYAADRP from the coding sequence ATGCACCTGGCAGAGGAAGAGGTTCTCGTGCCCGGTCTCGTGGACATCCACTGCCATGGAGCCTTCGGCGTCGACTTCTCCACCGCCAACGCCAACGAAGCGCGGCAGGCGATCCGCAAGCTTCACGCCGCGGGCAGCACCACACTCGTCGCCAGCCTCGTCACCGCAGCCCCGGACATCCTTATCCGGCAACTGGACATGCTGGCGGACCTCGTCGATGAGGGCCTGCTGGCAGGACTGCACCTGGAGGGACCCTTCCTCGCCGAAGCCCGCTGCGGGGCACAAAATCCCCGGTGGCTCCGCGAGCCCGACCTCGTCCTCACCCAGTCACTCATCAGTAGCGCGCGCGGCCACCTCACGACTATGACTTATGCACCTGAGTTGCCGGGAGCCGATGAGCTGGTCAGACTCCTCGTACACAACGACGTCGTCCCGTCCCTCGGGCACACAGCCTGCTCACCCCTCGAAGCAAATCACTCCCTGAGCCTTGCACGCCAGCAGCTATCTGCCCGAAGCGGCACGAAGGACTGGCCGCGCCCGACAGTCACTCATCTCTTCAATGCCATGGAGCCTTTGCATCACCGCTCCCCCGGAGCCTTGCCCGCCTGCCTCCGGGCCGCGAGGGCCGGCAACGCCGTCGTTGAGCTCATCGCGGACAACACACACCTGCACCCCGACATCGTCGCGACGATGTTCGAACTCCTCGGAGCCGCCAACATCGCACTGGTCACCGACTCCATGGCCGCTGCGGGCCTCCACGACGGGCTATATCGGCTGGGCCCCACCGAGGTCATCGTTCAGGACGGCGTGGCACGCGTGGCCGAGACAGGAGCCATCGCCGGCGGTACCGCAAGCATGCTCGACCTCCTGCGGAACACGACCCGCGCAGGCGTCACCCTCGACGACGCCGTCACTGCAGCAGCCCACACACCAGGGAACCTCCTCAGCCGCGCACCAAGGGTCGGGCAACTCAGGGAGAACCACGCCGCGGACCTTCTGATTCTTGACGCGAATCTCGAACCCGACTACGTGATGCGTCAGGGACAGTGGGTCGGCCGGCAGCCTGGGGAATCAGCCTCACCTCATCATGGAGCTGGCTATGCCGCCGATCGTCCCTGA
- a CDS encoding DUF4862 family protein: MPPIVPDRRYVVGAYAASPAHQDWHPELERQYLEAVASLPQVAALELPWIDSLHPHDEGWLLQYLPRGMDVVLTDIPGTAQRCARDPDVGLASLSADGRAHALKVLATLHRDVQKLNDHLGRRAVRVIELHSAPRAARGSAGNFARSLDELSAWNWDGAALVVEHCDAEIPGQQPEKGYLTLADELEAIKQSGSRVGISLNWGRSAIELRDADRVTEHIETAARSGLLRGLMVSGASDQPSTFGPAWIDAHHPFQASPRHPLGEPTSLLTEARLTDALVAAGPLAWTGVKVGCADRSATVRQRVTMIADALDALARCQLELV, from the coding sequence ATGCCGCCGATCGTCCCTGACCGCCGCTACGTCGTGGGGGCCTACGCGGCCTCGCCCGCCCACCAGGACTGGCACCCCGAACTCGAACGCCAGTATCTCGAGGCGGTGGCATCGCTGCCTCAGGTGGCAGCGCTGGAACTGCCCTGGATCGACAGTCTCCATCCCCACGACGAAGGATGGCTCCTCCAATATCTGCCCCGCGGAATGGATGTCGTCCTGACCGACATACCGGGCACTGCACAAAGATGTGCCCGGGACCCGGACGTCGGCCTTGCATCTCTGAGCGCGGACGGCAGGGCACACGCACTCAAGGTCCTCGCGACGCTCCACCGTGATGTGCAGAAACTCAACGATCATCTGGGCAGACGTGCCGTCCGGGTCATCGAACTGCACTCAGCCCCGCGTGCGGCACGCGGTTCGGCGGGAAACTTCGCGCGATCGCTAGATGAGCTCTCCGCGTGGAACTGGGACGGGGCAGCACTCGTCGTCGAACACTGTGACGCGGAGATCCCCGGTCAACAGCCCGAGAAAGGCTACCTGACCCTGGCCGATGAACTGGAAGCAATCAAACAGTCAGGCTCACGCGTGGGCATAAGCCTCAATTGGGGTCGCTCAGCCATCGAGCTGCGCGACGCCGACCGCGTCACTGAACACATCGAAACAGCGGCCCGATCGGGGCTCCTGCGTGGCCTTATGGTCTCTGGTGCTTCCGACCAGCCCAGCACTTTTGGTCCCGCGTGGATTGACGCTCACCACCCCTTCCAAGCCTCTCCCCGACATCCACTCGGCGAACCTACTTCCCTGCTCACCGAGGCGCGCCTGACTGACGCCCTCGTCGCTGCAGGTCCTCTCGCCTGGACCGGAGTAAAGGTAGGATGCGCCGACCGGAGCGCCACCGTCAGGCAACGCGTCACCATGATTGCCGACGCTCTCGACGCTCTAGCCCGCTGCCAGCTCGAACTCGTTTAA
- a CDS encoding DUF4913 domain-containing protein, translated as MTGATSDPAADGTEPNGQNGGEDFAFTPEELVDWVEVLVGMLESVDRSQNQYWCSQWWNHPEAVDRLRALYEQWLEAQANRGMSSWWIDHFDRHATVLFAKRGPFGECGTAHVKRTARRILSAEQPASTWGW; from the coding sequence ATGACCGGAGCTACCAGTGATCCCGCCGCGGATGGTACTGAACCTAACGGTCAGAACGGGGGAGAGGACTTCGCGTTCACGCCTGAGGAGTTGGTGGACTGGGTGGAGGTCCTGGTCGGGATGCTCGAATCGGTGGACCGGTCCCAGAACCAGTACTGGTGCTCCCAATGGTGGAACCACCCCGAAGCCGTCGACAGGCTCCGCGCCCTATATGAGCAGTGGCTCGAGGCACAGGCGAACCGTGGCATGTCGTCGTGGTGGATTGATCACTTCGACCGCCACGCTACCGTCCTCTTTGCCAAGCGCGGCCCGTTTGGAGAATGCGGCACCGCGCACGTTAAAAGGACCGCCCGGCGGATCCTGTCGGCCGAACAGCCAGCATCCACGTGGGGATGGTGA
- a CDS encoding type IV secretory system conjugative DNA transfer family protein: MRNEENGPVIAFSFLVLATFVAVALIHLGEAFTPVPTDLSWNPIALAIGLATGDSWPAAASWLLGAEAVVVIAAFAWWSTRPASRTAEASRRMSPGGKMRPAMLDARLTEAVRLHPDAVMIGPGLTIGYTGDTGTKAVIQGWRECSTHVWGTGRGKTTTQVVRHALEAPGAYLMTSNKVDGVAEVLAARSETGTVWLFDPQRIWRDSHRPAMIFNPLTIVTDTVSAGEVASIFETSSAPNAGQGKGDAQFDSQGRDFLAWCLLAAAKSGGTVKEVLRWVSSADFMEPAELLERAGHAGPASALKGMSAQPDDTRGSVAASAQRMASALVHDELAAWSTPTPGVPVFDPARFLTGKDTLILLAQDSAGSGAAFVSTLVYAVFTAAQQAARRAGGRLPVPLVADLDEVGNVVKLKQLPEWYSFFGSMGIVVSSYFQTRGQGMAMLERTGWDTLWSAAAIKVYGGGSDDTQFLESLSKTIGQYDAKVRSSSTSRNGSSRSIQTQRRDIMSVSQLSELPANRAWVKTSNGGGAIVRTVPWFRDKAMSGRIKPTVGRIKAAKVGNAS, translated from the coding sequence ATGAGGAACGAGGAGAACGGCCCTGTTATCGCGTTCTCGTTTTTGGTCCTGGCCACGTTCGTCGCGGTCGCCCTGATCCACCTTGGGGAAGCCTTCACACCGGTTCCCACCGACCTGTCATGGAACCCGATCGCACTGGCGATCGGTCTTGCCACCGGGGATTCGTGGCCGGCGGCCGCGAGCTGGTTGCTCGGCGCCGAAGCGGTCGTGGTTATCGCTGCCTTTGCGTGGTGGAGCACCCGCCCGGCGTCCAGGACCGCCGAGGCATCCCGACGGATGAGCCCTGGCGGAAAGATGCGCCCAGCGATGCTCGATGCCCGCCTCACCGAAGCAGTCCGCCTCCACCCGGATGCAGTCATGATCGGCCCGGGCCTGACGATCGGGTACACGGGCGACACCGGTACCAAGGCGGTTATCCAGGGTTGGCGTGAGTGCTCGACCCATGTGTGGGGGACCGGGCGGGGTAAGACGACGACGCAGGTCGTCCGTCACGCCCTGGAGGCCCCCGGCGCGTACCTGATGACCAGTAACAAGGTCGACGGTGTCGCCGAGGTCCTGGCCGCCCGCTCCGAGACCGGGACGGTGTGGCTGTTCGACCCGCAGCGGATCTGGCGCGACAGCCACCGTCCGGCCATGATTTTCAACCCGCTCACGATCGTCACCGATACCGTGAGCGCCGGCGAGGTCGCGTCGATCTTCGAAACCTCCTCCGCGCCGAACGCCGGGCAAGGCAAGGGGGATGCCCAGTTCGACTCGCAGGGACGTGACTTCCTGGCCTGGTGCCTTCTCGCCGCCGCGAAAAGCGGCGGCACGGTGAAGGAGGTCCTGCGGTGGGTGTCCTCAGCGGACTTCATGGAGCCGGCCGAACTGCTCGAGCGGGCAGGCCATGCGGGTCCGGCATCCGCATTGAAGGGAATGAGCGCCCAACCGGACGACACCCGCGGGTCCGTTGCCGCCAGCGCCCAGCGCATGGCCTCCGCCCTCGTCCACGACGAGCTTGCGGCATGGTCGACGCCCACCCCGGGCGTCCCGGTGTTCGATCCGGCCCGGTTCCTCACCGGGAAGGACACCCTGATCCTGCTCGCGCAGGACTCCGCCGGTTCCGGCGCAGCGTTCGTGTCCACGCTCGTCTACGCGGTGTTCACGGCCGCGCAGCAGGCCGCCCGTCGTGCCGGTGGTCGCCTGCCGGTGCCGCTGGTCGCTGACCTGGACGAGGTCGGGAACGTCGTCAAGCTCAAGCAGCTGCCTGAGTGGTATTCGTTCTTCGGGTCCATGGGCATCGTCGTCAGCTCCTACTTCCAGACTCGCGGGCAGGGGATGGCGATGCTCGAGCGCACCGGGTGGGACACCCTCTGGTCGGCTGCCGCAATCAAGGTCTACGGCGGTGGTTCCGACGACACACAATTCCTCGAATCACTGTCCAAGACGATCGGTCAGTACGACGCGAAGGTTCGCAGTAGCTCGACTTCCAGGAATGGGTCGTCCCGGTCCATACAGACCCAGCGGCGGGACATCATGTCCGTCTCCCAGCTCTCCGAACTTCCCGCCAACCGTGCATGGGTGAAGACTTCCAACGGAGGCGGAGCCATCGTCCGCACGGTGCCCTGGTTCCGAGATAAGGCCATGAGTGGCCGCATCAAACCCACAGTCGGGCGCATCAAGGCAGCGAAAGTTGGAAACGCGTCATGA
- a CDS encoding SCO6880 family protein, whose amino-acid sequence MSTEQTIVRQYGNIAEDRTAGLMGFSMASTVVLGAGAVGVFIAIMASQIWVAVGIALVAFIAATILGSKDRHGRSKPERWLARSMHAKAKKVGKTVYKSGPVSQIPDGSFRAPGLLAATELIDFQDLFGNEGVMLWHPKLRTGTVFFSTNSSGLGLLDQDRVNRLVGSWAAFQRDAGSNARVEQIAVTTQSTTDPGERLPDAIAVARQQAGSHEVPAFARQVMDDVVNNLNLDVPKLEQWVALTFSGKANDGDRAPERSAEELVADVKSLLQGFKEELEDVGAGSVSLMRAADLTDQTYVAFNPHAAAAVERARLSGDGTGLGWHEVGPSAARTIGYPGRYDHAGVTSKSWQMFRPPAGTFRENALVALLGPDASMLQKRVTVFYRPQPPEKSAQQVAQALTNAQFATNQKGRRPTSSQIIALEKARKAEREQAEGAALVRFAIGVTATVESPEQLQAVEAKIMRNAATGIQIRMRSCDYNDDAAFSFNLGLGLVPEHLATISSDVRKAL is encoded by the coding sequence GTGAGTACGGAACAGACAATCGTCCGGCAGTACGGCAACATCGCAGAAGACCGGACGGCGGGTCTGATGGGGTTCTCGATGGCCTCGACCGTCGTTCTGGGCGCGGGAGCCGTCGGGGTGTTCATCGCGATCATGGCCTCGCAGATTTGGGTCGCCGTCGGCATCGCCCTGGTCGCATTCATCGCCGCCACGATCCTCGGCTCGAAGGACCGTCACGGTCGTTCCAAGCCTGAGCGGTGGCTGGCGCGCAGCATGCACGCCAAGGCCAAGAAAGTCGGGAAGACCGTCTACAAGTCCGGGCCCGTCTCGCAGATCCCAGACGGTTCGTTCCGTGCTCCTGGCCTACTGGCCGCGACCGAGCTGATCGACTTTCAGGACCTGTTCGGCAACGAGGGTGTCATGCTGTGGCATCCAAAACTGAGGACAGGAACTGTCTTCTTCTCCACCAACTCCTCGGGGCTGGGCCTGCTGGATCAGGACCGTGTCAACCGGCTCGTAGGGTCATGGGCCGCGTTCCAGCGCGACGCCGGTTCCAACGCACGGGTCGAGCAGATTGCGGTGACGACACAGTCGACGACTGATCCGGGTGAACGCCTGCCTGACGCTATCGCGGTGGCACGGCAGCAGGCCGGATCCCACGAGGTGCCCGCCTTTGCCCGTCAGGTAATGGATGACGTGGTGAACAACCTCAACCTCGATGTGCCCAAGCTCGAGCAGTGGGTGGCGCTGACGTTCAGCGGCAAGGCCAATGACGGGGACAGGGCACCGGAACGCTCCGCCGAGGAACTGGTGGCCGATGTGAAGTCGCTCCTACAGGGATTCAAGGAAGAACTCGAGGACGTCGGCGCGGGCAGCGTGTCACTCATGCGGGCGGCTGACCTCACCGACCAGACCTATGTCGCGTTCAACCCGCACGCCGCGGCTGCTGTCGAACGCGCCCGCCTCTCCGGCGACGGAACCGGCCTGGGCTGGCACGAGGTCGGACCCTCGGCCGCCCGGACGATTGGCTACCCGGGCCGGTACGACCACGCCGGGGTTACGAGCAAGTCATGGCAGATGTTCCGGCCGCCGGCCGGGACGTTCCGCGAGAACGCACTGGTGGCCCTGCTGGGCCCGGATGCGAGCATGCTGCAGAAGCGTGTCACCGTGTTCTACCGCCCTCAGCCGCCGGAGAAGTCAGCGCAGCAGGTCGCGCAAGCACTCACCAATGCGCAGTTTGCCACGAACCAAAAGGGCCGCCGTCCAACCAGTTCGCAGATCATCGCCCTCGAGAAGGCACGCAAGGCCGAGCGGGAGCAAGCCGAAGGGGCCGCGCTGGTGCGCTTCGCCATCGGTGTCACCGCGACGGTCGAGAGCCCGGAGCAGCTGCAGGCGGTGGAAGCGAAGATTATGCGCAACGCGGCCACCGGTATCCAGATCCGCATGCGGTCGTGTGACTATAACGACGACGCTGCGTTCTCCTTCAACCTCGGGCTCGGCCTCGTGCCAGAGCACCTGGCCACCATCTCCTCCGACGTCAGGAAGGCCCTCTAA